In one window of Melospiza melodia melodia isolate bMelMel2 chromosome 21, bMelMel2.pri, whole genome shotgun sequence DNA:
- the MED31 gene encoding mediator of RNA polymerase II transcription subunit 31 isoform X3: MDADDTGNRLRFQLELEFVQCLANPNYLNFLAQRGYFKDKAFVNYLKYLLYWKEPEYAKYLKYPQCLHMLELLQYEHFRKELVNAQCAKFIDEQQILHWQHYSRKRMRLQQALAEQQQQNNTSVK, from the exons ATGGACGCGG atGATACAGGAAATCGACTTCGATTCCAGTTGGAGCTGGAGTTTGTTCAATGTCTGGCAAATCCAAATTACCTCAACT TTCTTGCACAAAGAGGCTACTTCAAAGATAAAGCTTTTGTAAATTATCTGAAATATTTACTTTATTGGAAAGAACCTGAATATGCAAAATACCTGAA GTATCCTCAATGTTTGCATATGCTAGAGCTGCTCCAGTATGAACATTTTCGCAAAGAACTGGTCAATGCTCAGTGTGCCAAATTTATTGATGAGCAACAGATCCTCCACTGGCAGCACTATTCCCGGAAAAGGATGCGCCTCCAGCAGGCACTGGCTGAGCAGCAGCAACAAAACAACACCTCTGTAAAATGA
- the LOC134427895 gene encoding Na(+)/citrate cotransporter-like isoform X3, with the protein MIIMAVYWCTEVIPLSVTSLMPVVFFPLLGVQTSKKVCLQYLNSTNMLFFGGLIVAISVEQWNLHKRIALRVLLILGVKPALLMLGFMLVTAFLSMWISNTATTAMMVPIVQAVLDELDITEHELTMVEPATGQTNTAIELEEKSKSGSAAVSGVSNEQVTDDPKSSEETKRRKSICKGMTLCVCYAASIGGTATLTGTGPNVVLKGQMNQLYPDSNDIVDFASWFGFSFPNMVLMLTLAWLWLQCSFMGLNIKQNWGCGTQKTDKEKAAYSVLKAEMKKLGPMSYAEINVLLLFILLVLLWFSRNPGFIKGWASILFKGGEKYITDSVPAMFVALLLFVLPAHKPKCIGWNTSTSDSEQTEEDKKKQFFSPPLLEWNVVQRKMPWNIVLLLGGGFALADASANSGLSAWMGRQMTPLGSIPPWAIASVISFITAVCTECTSNVATATLFLPVFSSLAESIRIHPLYVMLPGTLSASFAFMLPVATPPNAIVFSYGHIRVLDMVKSGLVLNIIGVCCVSLAINTWGRPMFQLDTFPAWANSTRNQ; encoded by the exons ATGATTATCATGGCTGTGTACTGGTGTACTGAAGTGATCCCCCTGTCTGTCACCTCCCTCATGCCAGTGGTATTTTTCCCTCTGCTTGGAGTTCAGACCTCTAAAAAA GTGTGCTTGCAGTACCTAAATAGCACAAACATGCTCTTCTTTGGAGGGCTGATTGTCGCAATTTCTGTTGAGCAGTGGAATCTTCACAAAAGGATTGCACTGAGGGTCCTTCTGATTCTTGGGGTGAAACCTGCACT CCTGATGCTGGGATTTATGTTAGTCACTGCCTTCTTGTCAATGTGGATAAGCAACACAGCCACCACTGCCATGATGGTTCCCATTGTCCAAGCTGTCCTGGATGAATTGGACATCACAGAGCATGAGTTGACCATGGTGGAACCAGCAACTGGGCAAACAAATACAGCGATTGAGCTGGAGGAAAAGAGCAAATCAGGGTCCGCTGCAGTGAGTG GTGTAAGCAATGAACAAGTCACTGATGACCCCAAATCTTCTGAGGAAACTAAAAGGCGGAAGAGTATATGCAAGGGAATGACACTTTGTGTATGCTATGCTGCCAGCATTGGAGGAACTGCAACACTTACCGGAACAGGACCAAATGTGGTACTGAAAGGCCAGATGAATCA GTTATACCCTGACAGTAATGATATTGTGGACTTTGCTTCCTGGTTTGGATTTTCATTCCCAAACATGGTCCTGATGTTGACACTAGCTTGGCTTTGGTTACAGTGCTCCTTCATGGGACTCAA CATAAAACAAAActggggctgtgggacacagaaaaCTGACAAAGAAAAAGCTGCATACAGTGTGCTGAAGGCAGAAATGAAGAAGCTAGGCCCTATGTCTTATGCTGAAATAAATGTCCTCCTTTTGTTTATATTGCTGGTGCTCTTGTGGTTTTCCAGAAACCCAGGCTTTATAAAAGGCTGGGCTAGCATACTCTTCAAAGGAGGAGAAAA GTATATCACTGATTCTGTTCCTGCTATGTTTGTTGCCCTGTTACTGTTTGTCCTTCCTGCTCATAAGCCCAAATGCATAGGCTGGAATACAAGCACGTCTGACTCTGAACAGACTGAAGAAG ATaagaaaaagcaatttttttcacCCCCGCTGCTAGAATGGAATGTGGTTCAAAGGAAGATGCCCTGGAAcattgtgctgctgctgggaggaggTTTTGCTTTGGCTGATGCAAGCGCA AACTCTGGGCTCTCAGCTTGGATGGGTCGTCAGATGACACCACTGGGATCAATCCCACCATGGGCCATTGCATCAGTGATCTCCTTTATTACAGCTGTCTGCACTGAATGCACCAGTAACGTGGCCACAGCTACCCTCTTCCTGCCTGTCTTTTCATCCCTG GCTGAATCTATCAGGATCCACCCTTTGTATGTTATGCTGCCTGGTACTCTCAGTGCTTCATTTGCCTTCATGCTACCTGTTGCAACACCACCAAATGCAATAGTGTTTTCTTACGGCCACATCCGTGTTTTGGATATG GTTAAATCTGGACTAGTGTTGAACATCATTGGAGTCTGCTGTGTCTCCCTGGCCATCAACACGTGGGGAAGGCCTATGTTTCAGCTGGACACATTCCCAGCCTGGGCAAACAGCACAAGAAATCAGTGA
- the LOC134427884 gene encoding thioredoxin domain-containing protein 17-like has product MGWEERQIRGYPEFVRTAQSYHGRPIFALFCGDKDAEGRSWCPDCVTAEPIVRKELHNLPDESVFIYCLVGDRAYWKDPNNEFRRNLKLTGVPTLLKYGTPQKLVEEECFKSELVRMLFTED; this is encoded by the exons ATGGGCTGGGAGGAGAGGCAGATCCGCGGGTACCCCGAGTTCGTGCGGACGGCGCAGAGCTACCACGGCCGGCCCATCTTCGCGCTCTTCTGCGGCGATAAGGACGCCGAGGGCAGGAGCTGGTGTCCCGACTGCGTGACGG ctGAGCCAATTGTGAGGAAGGAACTTCATAACCTGCCTGATGAGTCAGTTTTCATCTACTGTCTAGTTGGAGATAGAGCCTA CTGGAAGGATCCCAACAATGAATTCAGGAGGAATCTGAAACTAACAGGAGTGCCTACACTACTTAAATATGGCACA CCTCAGAAGCTGGTTGAAGAAGAATGTTTTAAATCGGAGCTTGTGCGTATGTTGTTTACTGAAGACTAA
- the LOC134427895 gene encoding Na(+)/citrate cotransporter-like isoform X2: MAPTCLQPLLRYRSFAILFLTPLLLLPLPLVVPTKEARCAYIMIIMAVYWCTEVIPLSVTSLMPVVFFPLLGVQTSKKVCLQYLNSTNMLFFGGLIVAISVEQWNLHKRIALRVLLILGVKPALLMLGFMLVTAFLSMWISNTATTAMMVPIVQAVLDELDITEHELTMVEPATGQTNTAIELEEKSKSGSAAVSGVSNEQVTDDPKSSEETKRRKSICKGMTLCVCYAASIGGTATLTGTGPNVVLKGQMNQLYPDSNDIVDFASWFGFSFPNMVLMLTLAWLWLQCSFMGLNIKQNWGCGTQKTDKEKAAYSVLKAEMKKLGPMSYAEINVLLLFILLVLLWFSRNPGFIKGWASILFKGGEKYITDSVPAMFVALLLFVLPAHKPKCIGWNTSTSDSEQTEEDKKKQFFSPPLLEWNVVQRKMPWNIVLLLGGGFALADASANSGLSAWMGRQMTPLGSIPPWAIASVISFITAVCTECTSNVATATLFLPVFSSLAESIRIHPLYVMLPGTLSASFAFMLPVATPPNAIVFSYGHIRVLDMVKSGLVLNIIGVCCVSLAINTWGRPMFQLDTFPAWANSTRNQ, from the exons ATGGCCCCGACgtgcctgcagcccctgctgaggTACCGCTCCTTCGCCATCCTCTTCCTcacgccgctgctgctgctgccgctgccgctcgTCGTGCCCACGAAG GAGGCCAGATGTGCATATATCATGATTATCATGGCTGTGTACTGGTGTACTGAAGTGATCCCCCTGTCTGTCACCTCCCTCATGCCAGTGGTATTTTTCCCTCTGCTTGGAGTTCAGACCTCTAAAAAA GTGTGCTTGCAGTACCTAAATAGCACAAACATGCTCTTCTTTGGAGGGCTGATTGTCGCAATTTCTGTTGAGCAGTGGAATCTTCACAAAAGGATTGCACTGAGGGTCCTTCTGATTCTTGGGGTGAAACCTGCACT CCTGATGCTGGGATTTATGTTAGTCACTGCCTTCTTGTCAATGTGGATAAGCAACACAGCCACCACTGCCATGATGGTTCCCATTGTCCAAGCTGTCCTGGATGAATTGGACATCACAGAGCATGAGTTGACCATGGTGGAACCAGCAACTGGGCAAACAAATACAGCGATTGAGCTGGAGGAAAAGAGCAAATCAGGGTCCGCTGCAGTGAGTG GTGTAAGCAATGAACAAGTCACTGATGACCCCAAATCTTCTGAGGAAACTAAAAGGCGGAAGAGTATATGCAAGGGAATGACACTTTGTGTATGCTATGCTGCCAGCATTGGAGGAACTGCAACACTTACCGGAACAGGACCAAATGTGGTACTGAAAGGCCAGATGAATCA GTTATACCCTGACAGTAATGATATTGTGGACTTTGCTTCCTGGTTTGGATTTTCATTCCCAAACATGGTCCTGATGTTGACACTAGCTTGGCTTTGGTTACAGTGCTCCTTCATGGGACTCAA CATAAAACAAAActggggctgtgggacacagaaaaCTGACAAAGAAAAAGCTGCATACAGTGTGCTGAAGGCAGAAATGAAGAAGCTAGGCCCTATGTCTTATGCTGAAATAAATGTCCTCCTTTTGTTTATATTGCTGGTGCTCTTGTGGTTTTCCAGAAACCCAGGCTTTATAAAAGGCTGGGCTAGCATACTCTTCAAAGGAGGAGAAAA GTATATCACTGATTCTGTTCCTGCTATGTTTGTTGCCCTGTTACTGTTTGTCCTTCCTGCTCATAAGCCCAAATGCATAGGCTGGAATACAAGCACGTCTGACTCTGAACAGACTGAAGAAG ATaagaaaaagcaatttttttcacCCCCGCTGCTAGAATGGAATGTGGTTCAAAGGAAGATGCCCTGGAAcattgtgctgctgctgggaggaggTTTTGCTTTGGCTGATGCAAGCGCA AACTCTGGGCTCTCAGCTTGGATGGGTCGTCAGATGACACCACTGGGATCAATCCCACCATGGGCCATTGCATCAGTGATCTCCTTTATTACAGCTGTCTGCACTGAATGCACCAGTAACGTGGCCACAGCTACCCTCTTCCTGCCTGTCTTTTCATCCCTG GCTGAATCTATCAGGATCCACCCTTTGTATGTTATGCTGCCTGGTACTCTCAGTGCTTCATTTGCCTTCATGCTACCTGTTGCAACACCACCAAATGCAATAGTGTTTTCTTACGGCCACATCCGTGTTTTGGATATG GTTAAATCTGGACTAGTGTTGAACATCATTGGAGTCTGCTGTGTCTCCCTGGCCATCAACACGTGGGGAAGGCCTATGTTTCAGCTGGACACATTCCCAGCCTGGGCAAACAGCACAAGAAATCAGTGA
- the LOC134427895 gene encoding Na(+)/citrate cotransporter-like isoform X1 codes for MLEPFFHWRQATGIQVLANSPLSARLCTGVKCVSSVLSMAPTCLQPLLRYRSFAILFLTPLLLLPLPLVVPTKEARCAYIMIIMAVYWCTEVIPLSVTSLMPVVFFPLLGVQTSKKVCLQYLNSTNMLFFGGLIVAISVEQWNLHKRIALRVLLILGVKPALLMLGFMLVTAFLSMWISNTATTAMMVPIVQAVLDELDITEHELTMVEPATGQTNTAIELEEKSKSGSAAVSGVSNEQVTDDPKSSEETKRRKSICKGMTLCVCYAASIGGTATLTGTGPNVVLKGQMNQLYPDSNDIVDFASWFGFSFPNMVLMLTLAWLWLQCSFMGLNIKQNWGCGTQKTDKEKAAYSVLKAEMKKLGPMSYAEINVLLLFILLVLLWFSRNPGFIKGWASILFKGGEKYITDSVPAMFVALLLFVLPAHKPKCIGWNTSTSDSEQTEEDKKKQFFSPPLLEWNVVQRKMPWNIVLLLGGGFALADASANSGLSAWMGRQMTPLGSIPPWAIASVISFITAVCTECTSNVATATLFLPVFSSLAESIRIHPLYVMLPGTLSASFAFMLPVATPPNAIVFSYGHIRVLDMVKSGLVLNIIGVCCVSLAINTWGRPMFQLDTFPAWANSTRNQ; via the exons ATGCTG GAACCATTTTTTCATTGGAGACAGGCCACAGGAATTCAAGTTTTGGCCAATTCCCCACTTTCTGCGAGACTTTGCACTGGTGTGAAGTGTGTTTCCTCTGTGTTG AGCATGGCCCCGACgtgcctgcagcccctgctgaggTACCGCTCCTTCGCCATCCTCTTCCTcacgccgctgctgctgctgccgctgccgctcgTCGTGCCCACGAAG GAGGCCAGATGTGCATATATCATGATTATCATGGCTGTGTACTGGTGTACTGAAGTGATCCCCCTGTCTGTCACCTCCCTCATGCCAGTGGTATTTTTCCCTCTGCTTGGAGTTCAGACCTCTAAAAAA GTGTGCTTGCAGTACCTAAATAGCACAAACATGCTCTTCTTTGGAGGGCTGATTGTCGCAATTTCTGTTGAGCAGTGGAATCTTCACAAAAGGATTGCACTGAGGGTCCTTCTGATTCTTGGGGTGAAACCTGCACT CCTGATGCTGGGATTTATGTTAGTCACTGCCTTCTTGTCAATGTGGATAAGCAACACAGCCACCACTGCCATGATGGTTCCCATTGTCCAAGCTGTCCTGGATGAATTGGACATCACAGAGCATGAGTTGACCATGGTGGAACCAGCAACTGGGCAAACAAATACAGCGATTGAGCTGGAGGAAAAGAGCAAATCAGGGTCCGCTGCAGTGAGTG GTGTAAGCAATGAACAAGTCACTGATGACCCCAAATCTTCTGAGGAAACTAAAAGGCGGAAGAGTATATGCAAGGGAATGACACTTTGTGTATGCTATGCTGCCAGCATTGGAGGAACTGCAACACTTACCGGAACAGGACCAAATGTGGTACTGAAAGGCCAGATGAATCA GTTATACCCTGACAGTAATGATATTGTGGACTTTGCTTCCTGGTTTGGATTTTCATTCCCAAACATGGTCCTGATGTTGACACTAGCTTGGCTTTGGTTACAGTGCTCCTTCATGGGACTCAA CATAAAACAAAActggggctgtgggacacagaaaaCTGACAAAGAAAAAGCTGCATACAGTGTGCTGAAGGCAGAAATGAAGAAGCTAGGCCCTATGTCTTATGCTGAAATAAATGTCCTCCTTTTGTTTATATTGCTGGTGCTCTTGTGGTTTTCCAGAAACCCAGGCTTTATAAAAGGCTGGGCTAGCATACTCTTCAAAGGAGGAGAAAA GTATATCACTGATTCTGTTCCTGCTATGTTTGTTGCCCTGTTACTGTTTGTCCTTCCTGCTCATAAGCCCAAATGCATAGGCTGGAATACAAGCACGTCTGACTCTGAACAGACTGAAGAAG ATaagaaaaagcaatttttttcacCCCCGCTGCTAGAATGGAATGTGGTTCAAAGGAAGATGCCCTGGAAcattgtgctgctgctgggaggaggTTTTGCTTTGGCTGATGCAAGCGCA AACTCTGGGCTCTCAGCTTGGATGGGTCGTCAGATGACACCACTGGGATCAATCCCACCATGGGCCATTGCATCAGTGATCTCCTTTATTACAGCTGTCTGCACTGAATGCACCAGTAACGTGGCCACAGCTACCCTCTTCCTGCCTGTCTTTTCATCCCTG GCTGAATCTATCAGGATCCACCCTTTGTATGTTATGCTGCCTGGTACTCTCAGTGCTTCATTTGCCTTCATGCTACCTGTTGCAACACCACCAAATGCAATAGTGTTTTCTTACGGCCACATCCGTGTTTTGGATATG GTTAAATCTGGACTAGTGTTGAACATCATTGGAGTCTGCTGTGTCTCCCTGGCCATCAACACGTGGGGAAGGCCTATGTTTCAGCTGGACACATTCCCAGCCTGGGCAAACAGCACAAGAAATCAGTGA
- the MED31 gene encoding mediator of RNA polymerase II transcription subunit 31 isoform X2: protein MDADDTGNRLRFQLELEFVQCLANPNYLNFLAQRGYFKDKAFVNYLKYLLYWKEPEYAKYLKPCKAGWMDGFGLSNQAIGEEGRNVHLLLGLDSLFPGLMLQLPTHSVHAEVVSHLGKDTRVKTNDPQKYWKL from the exons ATGGACGCGG atGATACAGGAAATCGACTTCGATTCCAGTTGGAGCTGGAGTTTGTTCAATGTCTGGCAAATCCAAATTACCTCAACT TTCTTGCACAAAGAGGCTACTTCAAAGATAAAGCTTTTGTAAATTATCTGAAATATTTACTTTATTGGAAAGAACCTGAATATGCAAAATACCTGAA GCCTTGTAAAgccggatggatggatggatttggCCTATCAAACCAAGCCATTGGGGAAGAAGGCAGGAATGTGCATTTATTACTGGGATTGGATTCCTTGTTTCCTGGGCTGATGCTGCAGTTACCAACTCACAGTGTGCATGCTGAAGTGGTTTCACACTTGGGTAAAGACACACGAGTCAAAACTAACGACCCACAGAAGTACTGGAAACTTTAG
- the MED31 gene encoding mediator of RNA polymerase II transcription subunit 31 isoform X1: MDADDTGNRLRFQLELEFVQCLANPNYLNFLAQRGYFKDKAFVNYLKYLLYWKEPEYAKYLNRPCKAGWMDGFGLSNQAIGEEGRNVHLLLGLDSLFPGLMLQLPTHSVHAEVVSHLGKDTRVKTNDPQKYWKL, from the exons ATGGACGCGG atGATACAGGAAATCGACTTCGATTCCAGTTGGAGCTGGAGTTTGTTCAATGTCTGGCAAATCCAAATTACCTCAACT TTCTTGCACAAAGAGGCTACTTCAAAGATAAAGCTTTTGTAAATTATCTGAAATATTTACTTTATTGGAAAGAACCTGAATATGCAAAATACCTGAA CAGGCCTTGTAAAgccggatggatggatggatttggCCTATCAAACCAAGCCATTGGGGAAGAAGGCAGGAATGTGCATTTATTACTGGGATTGGATTCCTTGTTTCCTGGGCTGATGCTGCAGTTACCAACTCACAGTGTGCATGCTGAAGTGGTTTCACACTTGGGTAAAGACACACGAGTCAAAACTAACGACCCACAGAAGTACTGGAAACTTTAG